In Amphiura filiformis chromosome 2, Afil_fr2py, whole genome shotgun sequence, one DNA window encodes the following:
- the LOC140146626 gene encoding uncharacterized protein: MGGSVDKLDAGNIDFHERIGEGGFGSVNRVSFKKPYKGYKEAACKTVVYELGKKEVEVMSQLIHPNIVNLLGICETGGVHLILMEYAPNGSLHDYLKDPSKPLPYELQKRWATEAALAIKYLHGQNFLHRDIKPENCLLFQDSLLKLCDFGLAREIEESQTTSSQKGTYRYMAPEIHVGNERGRAIYSRPADIWAYGMLLLEICTRKPPFQDLEWHRVVFQVGSGTKPSIPEGCPKDLSDIMQKCWDNDPKQRPTITFIVRALGGCSLDMLESEILPEHQGKQLVCHRIACCPNGDMVTSDSEKLYLLDGDGKCKMQLMSTETDSDRQICQVCNICVSPLGYIFVVSVSCRFVHVFTAEGKYLHCFTSDDDSDTSSKWKCLAIDREGHLLVGDRERGIITINTCPDGRIVNRIKCSTGYNTSMVVNSKNQILIHYHASGSMYSKVVAIDYTGNELFSFTPKIDEDVTGREVVSCGIVCDDNDNIYVAMLVGIQYMPVKGVGLPNTGHIHIYSPTGAFLQCIARGLYCPWDWSVAHSGSLVVANDKFPILKYNLK, encoded by the exons ATGGGTGGTTCAGTTGATAAACTGGATGCAGGCAATATTGACTTCCATGAACGCATTGGAGAAGGTGGATTTGGGTCTGTCAACCGTGTTTCATTTAAAAAGCCCTACAAAGGATACAAAGAAGCTGCTTGCAAAACAGTAGTATATGAGTTGGGAAAAAAAGAGGTTGAAGTCATGAGCCAACTTATCCATCCAAATATCGTTAATTTGCTTGGAATTTGTGAAACTGGGGGTGTTCATCTTATTCTAATGGAGTATGCTCCTAATGGTTCACTGCATGATTACCTAAAAGATCCGTCAAAGCCTCTTCCATATGAGCTGCAGAAAAGGTGGGCAACAGAGGCAGCACTTGCAATCAAATATCTCCATGGACAGAACTTCCTGCACAGGGACATCAAGCCCGAAAACTGTCTTCTCTTTCAAGACAGCCTCTTGAAGTTGTGTGATTTTGGTCTTGCACGTGAGATAGAAGAGTCTCAGACAACATCCAGCCAGAAGGGAACCTATCGCTACATGGCACCAGAAATTCACGTGGGAAATGAGCGTGGAAGGGCTATCTACTCAAGACCAGCTGATATATGGGCATATGGGATGCTGCTACTAGAGATCTGCACAAGGAAGCCACCATTTCAAGACTTGGAATGGCACAGAGTGGTCTTTCAAGTTGGCAGTGGAACCAAGCCATCCATACCTGAAGGCTGCCCCAAAGATCTGTCAGATATCATGCAGAAATGCTGGGATAATGATCCTAAACAACGACCTACAATTACATTCATTGTAAGGG CATTAGGTGGCTGTTCACTGGACATGCTGGAGAGCGAAATTCTTCCTGAACATCAAGGGAAACAACTTGTTTGTCATCGTATTGCCTGCTGTCCAAATGGGGATATGGTCACGTCTGATTCGGAAAAACTCTATCTCCTTGATGGTGATGGGAAATGCAAAATGCAACTGATGTCAACTGAAACAGACTCTGATAGGCAAATATGCCAAGTTTGTAACATATGTGTATCGCCGCTAGGATACATATTTGTTGTAAGTGTCTCCTGTAGATTTGTTCATGTCTTTACTGCAGAAGGGAAATACCTCCACTGCTTCACATCCGATGATGATTCCGACACGTCTTCCAAGTGGAAGTGTCTTGCTATAGATAGAGAAGGGCATTTATTGGTGGGTGATAGGGAGAGGGGTATCATAACAATCAATACATGTCCAGATGGTAGGATAGTCAATAGAATCAAATGCTCAACAGGCTATAATACAAGCATGGTTGTCAATAGCAAGAATCAAATCCTGATTCATTACCATGCATCAGGTTCAATGTACAGTAAGGTAGTAGCAATTGATTACACAGGTAATGAGTTGTTTAGCTTCACACCCAAGATAGATGAGGATGTGACAGGCAGAGAGGTAGTATCATGTGGGATAGTGTGTGATGACAATGATAACATTTATGTTGCAATGTTGGTAGGTATACAATATATGCCTGTAAAAggtgtaggcctacccaacaCAGGTCACATTCACATATACAGTCCCACAGgtgcattcctacaatgcatagCCAGAGGATTATATTGTCCCTGGGATTGGTCCGTGGCACATAGCGGATCACTGGTGGTTGCTAACGACAAATTTCCAATTCTAAAATACAACCTGAAGTAA